Genomic DNA from Paenibacillus borealis:
CTACCTCCGGCGTCAGGAAGTAGCGTTCCGGGGCGGCGGGGACGATTTGGTTGATCCGGGCAATGAAGTGAGCCAAGCCCAGAGACGAAGCAGGCCTATATTGCGCAAGCTCTTCGGAACGAATACTGTAATTCACAAAGAAGCTGAGTTGCTTGTGTGTATTGTACTTGTATTTCTGGATATTGATTTTATAGCTGAGTTGGCCTTCTGTTTTGTAGAAATTCAGATCTTTTGTGAGATAACCCCGTGCGGAGAAAAAAGGTTTGACGTCTTGCTTGATAATCGTCTTAAACAGCTCTTGCAAAGGAATCCCTCCCTATTCAAAGTTAATGATAATGAACCTCTGATTGATCACACGCCAGGCACCATTCTACTATATCAATAAATGCCTGGAGGTGCCAAAAGGGGAACAGGTAGGAGAAGAAAAGGGTCGTCTAGTAATTGTTGAATCTAAGAAAGAGTGGGGTTTCAAGGAAATTAAAAGTTATGCAGTGATAAAAGTTATATAACCAATGGTGTTCACCTTGTTTTTTTGTCTAAAAGCAAACTTATTCGTGCGGAATGTCGATAAAGAGCTAAGGGTATTTGTCGTACGTTCATACGGAAACGTTATCAATTTATAAAAAGATGCTCATTCGACAAGGAGGAACGAAATGTTAAAAAAGATAGGGAAGATAGGTTTGGCTCTAGTGTTAATCCTTGGGCTGCTGCCTATTATGTCACTCCGGGTTTACGCTGCCGTGCCTTCATTTAATGAAACAACAGATTTTGTGATTGAGCCTCCGGTTACATACAGTGCAGGCAAGAATCTTTCTGCTGCCCAGGGTCTTCCGGACGGAGGCACAGCAGTATTGCTGAACTCATTTGTTTATGAAGGCAATACTTATGTTTCGTCAAATTTTCTGAGGATATTTGATAATACGGGAACGCTCATAACGGATATTAATCTGAGCAGTTTGATGGACACTTATTACAAAATGACTGATGTAAATATGCTTGTGCTAAATAACGGTAATCTATTGATTACGTACAACAAAAGCGACGCGGGCGAAAATAATCTGCAATTGGGCACAGTTACGGAGAGCACTCCTAATACCTATTTCATGGTGCTTGATAAAGCGGGGCACAAAGTAACCACCCAGACTCAGATAAATACATTTAGTGATGGAAGTCTTCCGCAACTTACGCGTTTTGTATCTGCTACGGAATTGTCGGACGGCAATATAGCCTTTTCCTGGCAGAGAAATGATAATGTTAGCACAGCTACGCGTGTGTTCACTGTTGGAGGGACACCTGTTTCAAGCGAAACCCTTCTAGTAAAATATAATGCGAGCATGTCTTATGTATCCGCCGGGGATGGCGTATATATGGTTGCTTACAATTCAGGAGCCTCAGCCGATTACATCTATCTGAAGGTATTCAGTAACAGCGGAACGCTCATAAAAACAATTGATGTAGGAGCAAGAACGAATGAGAAACAACTGTATCTGTCTACGCTGAACAACGGGGATTTCATGTTCAGCCAATATTACTGGGTGAATGACAGATCCACGGTCTCTTTATATGACAACGCGGGTAACAGTCAAGGCGGATTCGAGGTAAACGGCTACCTGGGTGAAGCTTCGGCTGCAGTCTATAAGGATGGTGCACAGCCCGGGTTCGTAACAGTAAGCACAGATCCGATCTCCAATGCTGTCATCAACGAAGCGTACAATTACGGTACAGAGTGGTCAGGAACTCAGTATGCTTACCTGAATTATTATGACTACGGCGGTAATCTGATTTTAACGTCGGATCAGCCAGTGGATTCCGCTCCCGTGGTATTTCAGGGATATGATGAGGACAGCTGGATGTTCGATGTGGAATATTATCCGAAATTCGCTTTGTATCCCGCCTTTGGCGATAAAGTTGTTCTGATCAAAACAGATAATACAGATGCCACGAATTATAGAATAATTGGTAAATTGTTTGATACAGAGCCTTCAACTCCGGTTGCGCTGCTATCAGCGGCAGCTGACGGCGTAGCCGGAACAACAACATCGACGAAAATTGATCTGACCTTCGATACTGCGATTGCCGGGCTGACGGCAGACGATATCACAATTACGAATGGAGCAGGCTCTGCGGTAAAAGGAACGTTGAGCGGATCAGGGACAGATTGGAGCATCGGGCTTACTTCAGTGACAACTGAAGGAGACGTATCGGTGGCGGTAAATTCGCCAAGCGGATACACGATCAGCGGTTCGCCGATGACGGTAACTGTATCGCTGTTCACAGCATTGCCGGAAGCGACCCCGGCAGCAGTCATAGACTATGCAGCTGAGCAGCTGACGGGATTGACGGCGAACGGTTCATATACGGTGAACGGTACGCTGGCAGTAACGGCGACAGCCGAGGGTAAACTGGCTATAGATAGCAGCTGGCTGGGAATGTCACTGAACATAGTGAAAAAAGGTAACGGTTCGACGACAATAGATAGTGCGGCGCAGACGGTGAACATCCCTGTTCGTCCGGCAGCACCTACTGGTTTGGCGGCGACAGATGAAACGGCGATAAGTGCCGAAGACGGCACATTGACTGGCGTAAGCACGACGATGGAATACAAGAGAGGCATTGCAGGCGCATGGGTGAATGTTGCAGGAACAACCGTAACAGAGCTTGCACCGGACACGTACTACGTCCGGACGAAGGGAACATCGTCGGCATTTGTATCAGAAGCACAGAGCGTGACGGTGGCTGCGTTTGTGCCGACGCAGGAAGCGACCCCGGCAGCAGTCATAGACTATGCAGCTGAGCAGCTGACGGGATTGACGGCGAACGGTTCATATACGGTGAACGGTACGTTGGCGGTAACGGCGACCGCAGAGGGGAAGCTGGCTATAGACAGCAGCTGGCTGGGAACACAGCTGAGCATCGTGAAGAAGGGCAATGGTTCAACGACTATAGACAGTGCAGCGCAGACGGTGAATATTCCTGTTCGTCCGGCCGCACCTGCTGGTTTGGCGGCGACAGATGAAACGGCGATAAGTGCCGAAGACGGCACATTGACTGGCGTAAGCACGACGATGGAATACAAGAGAGGCATTGCAGGCGCATGGGTGAATGTTGCAGGAACAACCGTAACAGAGCTTGCACCGGACACGTACTACGTCCGGACGAAGGGAACATCGTCGGCATTTGTATCAGAGGCACAGAGCGTGACGGTGGCTGCGTTTGTGCCAACGCAGGAAGCAACCCCGGCAGCAGTCATAGACTATGCAGCTGAGCAGCTGACGGGATTGACGGCGAACGGTTCATATACGGTGAACGGTACGCAGGCGGTAACGGCGACCGCCGAGGGTAAGCTGGCCATCGACAGCAGCTGGCTGGGAACACCGTTGAGTATCGTGAAGAAAGGTAACGGTTCGACGACTATAGACAGTGTGGCGCAGACGGTGAACATTCCTGTTCGTCCGGCAGCACCAGCTGGTGTGGCGGCGACGGATGAAACGAAAATTAATGGGAACGACGGTACGCTCACGAATGTGACTTCCGCAATGGAATACAAGAAGGGTACGTTAGGCGCCTGGGTGGATGTTACGGGCACAACCGTGACAGAACTTGCACCGGACACGTACTATATCCGGACGAAAGTAACTTCGGTGGTGTTTGCCTCAGAAGCACAGAGCGTGACGGTGGCTGCGTTTGTGCCAACGCAGGAAGCGACCCCGGCAGCAGTCATTGACTATGCAGCTGAGCAGCTGACGGGATTGACGGCGAACGGTTCATATACGGTGAACGGTACGCTGGCGGTAACGGCGACCGCGGATGGCAAGCTGGCCATCGACAGCAGCTGGCTGGGAACACCGTTGAGCATCGTGAAGAAGGGCAATGGTTCAACGACTATAGACAGTGCAGCGCAGACGGTGAATATTCCTGTTCGTCCGGCAGCACCTACTGGTGTATTGGGGACGGATGAAACAGCATTGAATGCTAACGATGGTACACTGACGAACGTAACGACCGCAATGGAATACAAGAAGGGTACAGCAGGTACATGGATAGATGTTACGGGCACAACCGTAACAGCACTTGTTCCGGACACGTACTACGTCCGGACAAAAGCGACAACAACGGCGTTCATCTCGGCTTCGGTGCAACTGACGGTATTGTCGTTCACGGCAACGGCAGAAGCAACCCCAGCAGCTGAAATAGACTATGCGGCAGAGCAGCTGACGGGCTTAGCGCCAAACGGCGCGTACACGATTAACGGTACACAGGCAGTAACGGCGACAGCCGATGGTAAGTTGGCACTTGATAGCAACTGGCTGGGAACATCACTTAGCATCGTGAAGAAGGGTAATGCTTCGACGACTACAGACAGTGCAGTGCAGACGTTAAGTCTTCCTTCCCGTCCGGCAGCTCCGGTTGGTGTGACTGTAACAGATGTGACATACAACGGGGCGAATGATGGCACCCTGCAGAATTTGACAGTCCAGATGGAGTACAAGATCGGCAGCTCAGGCCTTTGGACAGATGTAGCAGACACAATCCTTACTGGCCTTGCACCGGGCACGTATTATGTACGGGAGAAAGCAACGGCAACAGCATTCGCTTCTAATGCTGCTCAGATTACCGTTCATGACTCGAATGCAGTCATTCCGGCTGCACCTGAAGTGACAGCAGATGACCAGAACAATACGATTGTTGGTCTGGACACAAGCATGGAATTCTCAGTGGACGACGGATCTTTCATACGTTACGACGGAACGAACCTGCCGGACTTGAATGGTGAGCACACCGTTAAGGTACGGGTTGCATCCAGCGGATCTGTTCCGGCGGGACCGGCAACTACGCTGACATTCACAATTAATGCGCCTATCCCTGCGGAAGGCTTGTCTGTGAGTGCCAGCGATCCAAGTGGCGCTGCAAATAACGGCTATACGCAAATCAACGTAACGCCTGCACCAGCCGCAGGGCATAAGCTCCTGTACAAGAACTTTGGTACTGGCAGTGTCGTTGTACCGAATGTAGGAGACATCCTGAGCGGATACACACTTATAGGAATGGATGGTCTGATTCCTGCAGCCAATGGCGATATGCTTGGGATTGCAGAAGCAGATGCTGATGATAAGGTGATCAAGTACGGCAGCGCAACAGCGGTTGTTGTCGCGGCTGAACCTGTAACGCCAGATCCCGACCCGGTCAGTCCGGGAACCGGAAGCAATCCGGGCAGCGGAACCAGCACTGGTAACGCGGCAAGCAATGTTACCGATGTGATCGTCCTTGTTAACGGCAAGGAAGAGAACGCGGGCAAAGCCACAACAACGACTTCCGGAAACTTGAAGATAACTACTATCGCTGTTGATCCGGCGAAGCTTCAAGCGAAGTTGGATGCGGAAGGTAATGGCGCTGTAGTTACAATTCCGATGATGCTGGATTCCAACATCATCATCGCGGAGTTGAACGGCCAGATGATTAAGAACATGGAGAATGTATCAGCTACCCTGGTGCTTCAAACAAGCAAAGGGACTTACACTTTGCCGGCATCAGAAATCAACATTGGTGCATTAGCTGAAAGGCTCGGAAACGGAATGAAGCTGGAAGACATTACACTACGGATTACGATTGGCGAAGCTCCGGCATCCATGAACCAGGTAGTGACAGCTGCTGCAGGCAGAGGGGGCTTTACCCTTATTGCACCGCCAATAGATTTCACGGTTACCGCTTCTTACGGTACATCTATAGTGGAGGTCAACCGGTTCAATGCTTACGTGGAGCGGACAGTAGCTCTTCCGGATGGTATTGACCCTAACCGGATTACGACGGGCATCGTCGTAGATCCGGATGGTACAGTGCGCCATGTGCCGACCAGACTCGTCCGGAAAGACGGCAGATATTACGCAGATATCAAGAGCTTGACGAACAGCTCGTATGCTGTGGTCTGGCATCCGCTGACTTTCGCGGATGTGGACAATCACTGGGCGAAGAACGCAGTGAACGATATGGGATCGCGTCTGGTCATTAACGGTGTGAACGAAACGACCTTCAACCCGGACGCAGATATCACCCGTGCAGAGTTCGCAGCGATTATCGTACGTGGTCTGGGATTGAAGCTTGAGGAAGGGCCATCGGCGTTTGCAGATATTCCAGCAGATAGCTGGTATGCAGCGGTGGTCGAAACAGCATCCGAATACGGTCTGATCACCGGTTTCGAGGACGGAACCTTCCGTCCGGATGCCCGGATCACACGTGAGCAGGCGATGAACATTATCGCCAAGGCGATGAAGCTGACAGGTCTTGCTGAGCAGACCGGTCCTGTTGACACAGCAAGCGTACTCGCAGCCTTTACGGATGCAGGGAGCGTAGGTGCATGGGCCGGGGAGAGCCTGGCGCTTGCAGCCAAGGCCGGATTGATCACCGGCCGGGGCGGCAGCAAGCTGGAGGCAAAGGATAATGTCACCCGCGCGGAAGTGGCAGTGCTGATTCAGCGGTTGCTGCAGAAGTCGGAATTAATTGATTAATTAAGTTAATATAGAAGAAGCGAATTCAGACACTGTGCTGAATTCGCTTCTTTTTTATATAGTAGTTTATTGGAATAATATTATTCCTCCAGGTTCTTATCCGCCTGCTTGGAATACGACGCACGTAAACCAAGTTCCCGCATGTACTTTCCTACTGTCCGCTCGCTAATAATATAGCCCTCTTCCCTTAAGAGGAGGGTGATTCTTGGACTGCCGTACTGGCCGTGGTTAGCCTCAAAGAGGTAAGCGACCCGCTTTAGCAGTAAGGCTTTACGCTTCGCCTGAGAGCTGACTTCGGTGCTTCTCCATTTGTAAAATCCGCTCCGTGATACTTCAAGAATGCTGCACAGCTTCTCTACCGAAAATTCGGAGCTATGGTCTTCGATGAACTGAAATCTCTGTGCTTTAGATTGCGGAAGATATGCGCGGCTCTTTTGTAGGACGGAAAGCTCCTCTTCTTTTGCCGGCACCTGCTTGTTCAATTCGTGAATCTTGTCTGCAAGGATAGACTTTTCACCCTTATTATTCATTCTCATACCCACCCCGTAAATTCCAGAATACTTGCCTTCGCCGACTGTGTCTCGGACTGTGCACTCTTACGCCATTCCTTGGGTGACGTGCCCATTAGCTTAGAGAAACAGCGGTTGAAGCTGGAGATGGAATGAAACCCCACCTTTTCAGATATCTCAAGAATAGAATCCTCAGTGCTCTTTAGCTGCTTACAGGCCTCTTCGATCCGGGTACTGCTCAGGAAATCAAGGGGAGCGGTGCCCATCATTTCATGGAATTTGCGGCGGAAGTGGGTGGTGCTCAGGTGGCACAGGTCAGCCAGGAAGTCGATGGTCATCGGCAGCATATAGTTCCTGGTGATATACTCCAGCGCCGGGGAGATGACGAAGTCGCCCTTCAGACTATGCCCAGCTTCCTGATCGGTCAGAGCCTCATTCGTGGAATGGATTCGGAGCAGTTCAATATACAGGGACAGCAATAGGCCATAGGCACTCTCCTGATAATAAGGCTTCTGCTGCTGCAATTCTTCTACGATCGACGTGGCAAGGCTGTACACCATGGGGTGCTTATCCTTATTCAGGATACAGTTCTTCCCCAGCACCGCCCACAAATTCGGCTCGAAGTTGCTATAGGCGCTTTTGAAGGAATGCTGAAAGAGGTCCTCCGGCGAGAAAAAAAGATAAGACCACAGACTGGCCTCACCCGGCGAGCTGTACGTCGTATGGGGAAGATACCGGGGGAGGAAAGTCACATCACCGGCTGTAAAAGGTACAGACTCTCCCTTAATCTCCATGATGCCGCTATCCGAATAGCAAATCCCAATCTCCAGATGGTTGTGGAAATGCAGGTGCTCGCTCTTGATATCGGAGATCTTCCAGCGTTCCCCGCTTAACAGCAGCACAGGGAAATGGATTGGCAGGCTGTAGTGGCGGTACTCGATGACGGGTTTCTTTTTTCTGGGCATATCCGGGGACTCCTCTATAATATTAAAATAGATAAATGGTCGAAAATGCGCAGTTTTGCTGTGAATGTGCTTAGATATAGAATATTTTACTGCTTACAATGGAGTATGTAAAGCGCTTGCAATGAGACGGATAGTAAGCGCTATGAGGCGCGTGAGACAAGAGAGGGGTAATAAGATGATTCAAGTGGATTTCAACAGGGAAGAGATTCTAAGCATTATCGACAAGGTCACCAACAAAACACTGGCGATGGACTTAACATGGGACTGGCCTTGCGGCGTAGCTTATTATGGGGTATCCAGAGCTTATCAGACTACAGGGAACAAAGAGTACCTGGACAGACTGGTGAAGTGGGCGGATGAATATATCGAGCTGGGGCTGCCGGACTGGACGGTTAACACTTGTGCCATGGGCCATATGCTGATCACCTTGTATGAAGCGACAGGGGAGCAGAAATATTGGGATATTGCCATGAGCAAGGTGGAATACATCCGGAAAAATGCGCTGCGGTTCGGAGACAATGTGCTGCAGCATACGGTATCTGTTTCTAATGATTTCCCGGAACAGGCTTGGGCGGATACGCTGTTTATGGCGGCATTTTTCCTACTGCGTGTGGGCAGTAAGCTGAAGGATCAGGAGCTGATCCAGGATGCCCTCAACCAATACTACTGGCATATCAAATACCTGCAGGATCCTGGCACCGGCTTCTGGTTCCATGGCTACAACAATGTGAAGCAGGATCATATGTCCGGATTATACTGGGGCAGAGCGAACGCCTGGGGTGCGTATACGATGTCGCAGGTGAAGCCGCTTTTGAAGGACTGGTATTTGTATCCGCAGTGTATGGACGTGGAATGCTCGCTCCGTGATCAGCTGGCGGCGCTGAAGCTTGTCCAGACGGAGAACGGCTTGTGGCGTACGGTGCTGGATGATGAGGAATCTTATGAAGAAGTATCGGCATCCTGCGGCATTGCGGCGGCGATGATCAACAACGGCAATCCGCTGCACACCAAATATGTACAAAAGGCTCTAAAGGGCATTCTTGCAAACATCAGCGAAGACGGACGTGTACTGGGCGTATCCGGCGGCACAGCCGTAATGAAGGACCGCGAAGGGTACCGCAATATTCCAAAAGACTGGATTCAAGGCTGGGGACAAGGCTTAGCGCTTGCATTCTTGTCCGATATGCTTAAATAGGAGGGAACCGAATTGTCCAAACCATCAACAGGAGCTTTCACACTGCCGGGAGAATCCGGTTACGAAGCGCTAACGCTTGAACTTGCTGAACGCTGGGGTGCCGATGTTATCCGTGACAGTGACGGCACGCAGTTATCCGATGAGATTATCAATGCCGGATACGGCATTTATTCTACGATCTGTATCATCCGGGATCATAATGAATGGGCGTCGCAGAACCCGGATAAGCTGCAGCAGAGCTTCCTTATTACCAATCCGAAGGTGGCTGTGCAGGATTATTTATCGGTCTACCTGATGGAGGATTTCTTCGCTGAACAATTCCGGGTGAATGATTCCCGTGAGGCGTATAAGTACTGGCAGGTGTACGACCGGACGACCGGTGAGGAAGTGCCGAGAGAGCAGTGGAATTACGACCGGGAATCAGGCAATGTGGTGCTTACCGGAATCGTACCTTGGCATAAGTACACTGTCAGCTTCATGGCCTACCGGATCTGGGAAGAGATTTCGATGTACAATCACACCACGAATAACTGGAACAAAGAGCATCTGATGCAGATTGATCCTATGTATACTGACACGCAGAAATATCTGCTCGGCTGGATGGAAGAATGGTGCGAACAGCATAAGGAAACAACGGTTGTCCGCTTTACTTCCCTGTTCTATAATTTCGCCTGGATCTGGGGCAGCAGTGAGCGTAACCGCCATCTGTTCTCAGACTGGGGTTCCTATGATTTCACGGTGAGTGCCAGAGGTCTGGATCTGTTCGCCCAGAAATACGGCTATCCGCTGACGGCAGAAGATTTCGTGAACGGCGGCAAATACCGTGTCAGTCATATCCCGGCGGAGCAGCGTAAGCTCGACTATATGGCTTTTATCAATGATTTCGTAATTGAATTTGGCAAGCAGTTAATTGATATTGTGCATAAGCATGACAAGCTGGCGTATGTCTTCTACGATGACAGCTGGGTTGGCGCAGAGCCTTACAATGACCGCTTCGGTGAGTTCGGTTTCGACGGAATGATTAAATGTGTGTTCTCGGGATATGAAGCAAGGCTCTGTTCAGGGGTGAAAGTGGATACGCATGAAATCCGGCTGCATCCTTACCTGTTCCCGGTTGGCTTAGGCGGCGCTCCTACCTTCATGGAAGGGGGAAATCCGACACTGGATGCCAAAAAATACTGGATCAACATCCGGCGTGCCCTCCTGCGTGAGCCGATTGACCGGATTGGCCTGGGCGGATATCTGCATCTTGTTGAGCCTTACCCGGATTTCTGTGATTATATCGAGAAGATTGCGAATGAATTCAGAGAGATTAAAGAGCTGCATCACCAAGGCAAGCCTTATCATATCAAGACCAAGGTTGCTATTCTGCACAGCTGGGGTAAGCTGAGATCGTGGACCTTGTCCGGCCACTTCCACGAGACGTATATGCATGATCTGATTCATATTAATGAAGCACTATCCGGCTTGCCGGTTGAGGTACAGTTCATTGATTTCGAGGATATCCGTCAGGGAGTGCTGCAGAATATTGATGTAGTGATTAATGCAGGCAGCGCCGGTACAGCGTGGAGCGGCGGGGACTACTGGAAAGACAGCAAGTCTGTGGATATCCTGACCAAATGGGTGTATGAGGGCGGTACTTTTATCGGGGTTAACCAGCCTTCAGCCGTCGAAGGATATGACAGCTACTTCAGAATGGCGCATGTTCTAGGCGTGGATGAGGACACTGGTGCGCGTGTAGCTCATGGGAAATGGGCATATGAGGTTCAGGCTGAGCAAGGTCTGGTGCCGGATGGCGCCAGCATCACACCGAAGAACAGTATCTATCTTACGGATGGCTCCGCTGCGGTGCTCAGGGAGGCGGACGGCAAAATCACACTGTCTGCGAATAGTTTCGGTAAGGGTAAAGGAATCTACCTGTCTTCCCTCGAATTCAATTGGGCGAATACCCGCCTGCTGCTGAACCTGATCCGCTATGCCGGCAAGGAATTGCAGGAATCGAAATACATTCCGGATAACCTCTATACCGAGTGTGCGTATTATCCGGAGAGCAAGATGCTCGTCGTGATCAATAACAGCGACCAGCTGCAGAAGACTACGATCGATACGGAGTATGGAGTACAAACGTTGGAGTTAGCACCGTTTGATACGGTAATTAAGACTATTGGGGAATAACTTCTATACAGGAATCGGTAGCTATTTACGGTACAACATTGAAAAAGCTCAAGCCTGCGGCTATATGCCCGTTGTTTGGGCTTTTTTGCTGTAGATAGGCTGTATAAAGTTATGATGAGAGAAGTATGATGGAGATAGAAGATCAAATTGAACCGATATCATAATTATGATATTAGGGTGCTAAGAAGGAGGTGGTGTTATGCCACGGATTAGACCTGTATCCGATTTGCGCAACAACTTTGCTGAAATATCTAAAATAGTACATAAAAGCAAGGAACTGGTTTTTCTCACGAAAAACGGATATGGTGATATGGTTGTTATGAGCATCGAGCAA
This window encodes:
- a CDS encoding DUF4304 domain-containing protein; this translates as MQELFKTIIKQDVKPFFSARGYLTKDLNFYKTEGQLSYKINIQKYKYNTHKQLSFFVNYSIRSEELAQYRPASSLGLAHFIARINQIVPAAPERYFLTPEVDVDKFTADLLLHLDQSLQFLYTLTDARAIIEYYMQRTALHLSEETFGFLLDTGDTETAEQYLKQLQAKYGDQKRWVILEKKYAAVWEKYGSSS
- a CDS encoding S-layer homology domain-containing protein yields the protein MLKKIGKIGLALVLILGLLPIMSLRVYAAVPSFNETTDFVIEPPVTYSAGKNLSAAQGLPDGGTAVLLNSFVYEGNTYVSSNFLRIFDNTGTLITDINLSSLMDTYYKMTDVNMLVLNNGNLLITYNKSDAGENNLQLGTVTESTPNTYFMVLDKAGHKVTTQTQINTFSDGSLPQLTRFVSATELSDGNIAFSWQRNDNVSTATRVFTVGGTPVSSETLLVKYNASMSYVSAGDGVYMVAYNSGASADYIYLKVFSNSGTLIKTIDVGARTNEKQLYLSTLNNGDFMFSQYYWVNDRSTVSLYDNAGNSQGGFEVNGYLGEASAAVYKDGAQPGFVTVSTDPISNAVINEAYNYGTEWSGTQYAYLNYYDYGGNLILTSDQPVDSAPVVFQGYDEDSWMFDVEYYPKFALYPAFGDKVVLIKTDNTDATNYRIIGKLFDTEPSTPVALLSAAADGVAGTTTSTKIDLTFDTAIAGLTADDITITNGAGSAVKGTLSGSGTDWSIGLTSVTTEGDVSVAVNSPSGYTISGSPMTVTVSLFTALPEATPAAVIDYAAEQLTGLTANGSYTVNGTLAVTATAEGKLAIDSSWLGMSLNIVKKGNGSTTIDSAAQTVNIPVRPAAPTGLAATDETAISAEDGTLTGVSTTMEYKRGIAGAWVNVAGTTVTELAPDTYYVRTKGTSSAFVSEAQSVTVAAFVPTQEATPAAVIDYAAEQLTGLTANGSYTVNGTLAVTATAEGKLAIDSSWLGTQLSIVKKGNGSTTIDSAAQTVNIPVRPAAPAGLAATDETAISAEDGTLTGVSTTMEYKRGIAGAWVNVAGTTVTELAPDTYYVRTKGTSSAFVSEAQSVTVAAFVPTQEATPAAVIDYAAEQLTGLTANGSYTVNGTQAVTATAEGKLAIDSSWLGTPLSIVKKGNGSTTIDSVAQTVNIPVRPAAPAGVAATDETKINGNDGTLTNVTSAMEYKKGTLGAWVDVTGTTVTELAPDTYYIRTKVTSVVFASEAQSVTVAAFVPTQEATPAAVIDYAAEQLTGLTANGSYTVNGTLAVTATADGKLAIDSSWLGTPLSIVKKGNGSTTIDSAAQTVNIPVRPAAPTGVLGTDETALNANDGTLTNVTTAMEYKKGTAGTWIDVTGTTVTALVPDTYYVRTKATTTAFISASVQLTVLSFTATAEATPAAEIDYAAEQLTGLAPNGAYTINGTQAVTATADGKLALDSNWLGTSLSIVKKGNASTTTDSAVQTLSLPSRPAAPVGVTVTDVTYNGANDGTLQNLTVQMEYKIGSSGLWTDVADTILTGLAPGTYYVREKATATAFASNAAQITVHDSNAVIPAAPEVTADDQNNTIVGLDTSMEFSVDDGSFIRYDGTNLPDLNGEHTVKVRVASSGSVPAGPATTLTFTINAPIPAEGLSVSASDPSGAANNGYTQINVTPAPAAGHKLLYKNFGTGSVVVPNVGDILSGYTLIGMDGLIPAANGDMLGIAEADADDKVIKYGSATAVVVAAEPVTPDPDPVSPGTGSNPGSGTSTGNAASNVTDVIVLVNGKEENAGKATTTTSGNLKITTIAVDPAKLQAKLDAEGNGAVVTIPMMLDSNIIIAELNGQMIKNMENVSATLVLQTSKGTYTLPASEINIGALAERLGNGMKLEDITLRITIGEAPASMNQVVTAAAGRGGFTLIAPPIDFTVTASYGTSIVEVNRFNAYVERTVALPDGIDPNRITTGIVVDPDGTVRHVPTRLVRKDGRYYADIKSLTNSSYAVVWHPLTFADVDNHWAKNAVNDMGSRLVINGVNETTFNPDADITRAEFAAIIVRGLGLKLEEGPSAFADIPADSWYAAVVETASEYGLITGFEDGTFRPDARITREQAMNIIAKAMKLTGLAEQTGPVDTASVLAAFTDAGSVGAWAGESLALAAKAGLITGRGGSKLEAKDNVTRAEVAVLIQRLLQKSELID
- a CDS encoding IS3 family transposase, with product MNNKGEKSILADKIHELNKQVPAKEEELSVLQKSRAYLPQSKAQRFQFIEDHSSEFSVEKLCSILEVSRSGFYKWRSTEVSSQAKRKALLLKRVAYLFEANHGQYGSPRITLLLREEGYIISERTVGKYMRELGLRASYSKQADKNLEE
- a CDS encoding helix-turn-helix domain-containing protein; this translates as MPRKKKPVIEYRHYSLPIHFPVLLLSGERWKISDIKSEHLHFHNHLEIGICYSDSGIMEIKGESVPFTAGDVTFLPRYLPHTTYSSPGEASLWSYLFFSPEDLFQHSFKSAYSNFEPNLWAVLGKNCILNKDKHPMVYSLATSIVEELQQQKPYYQESAYGLLLSLYIELLRIHSTNEALTDQEAGHSLKGDFVISPALEYITRNYMLPMTIDFLADLCHLSTTHFRRKFHEMMGTAPLDFLSSTRIEEACKQLKSTEDSILEISEKVGFHSISSFNRCFSKLMGTSPKEWRKSAQSETQSAKASILEFTGWV
- a CDS encoding glycoside hydrolase family 88/105 protein, producing the protein MIQVDFNREEILSIIDKVTNKTLAMDLTWDWPCGVAYYGVSRAYQTTGNKEYLDRLVKWADEYIELGLPDWTVNTCAMGHMLITLYEATGEQKYWDIAMSKVEYIRKNALRFGDNVLQHTVSVSNDFPEQAWADTLFMAAFFLLRVGSKLKDQELIQDALNQYYWHIKYLQDPGTGFWFHGYNNVKQDHMSGLYWGRANAWGAYTMSQVKPLLKDWYLYPQCMDVECSLRDQLAALKLVQTENGLWRTVLDDEESYEEVSASCGIAAAMINNGNPLHTKYVQKALKGILANISEDGRVLGVSGGTAVMKDREGYRNIPKDWIQGWGQGLALAFLSDMLK
- the gnpA gene encoding 1,3-beta-galactosyl-N-acetylhexosamine phosphorylase, whose translation is MSKPSTGAFTLPGESGYEALTLELAERWGADVIRDSDGTQLSDEIINAGYGIYSTICIIRDHNEWASQNPDKLQQSFLITNPKVAVQDYLSVYLMEDFFAEQFRVNDSREAYKYWQVYDRTTGEEVPREQWNYDRESGNVVLTGIVPWHKYTVSFMAYRIWEEISMYNHTTNNWNKEHLMQIDPMYTDTQKYLLGWMEEWCEQHKETTVVRFTSLFYNFAWIWGSSERNRHLFSDWGSYDFTVSARGLDLFAQKYGYPLTAEDFVNGGKYRVSHIPAEQRKLDYMAFINDFVIEFGKQLIDIVHKHDKLAYVFYDDSWVGAEPYNDRFGEFGFDGMIKCVFSGYEARLCSGVKVDTHEIRLHPYLFPVGLGGAPTFMEGGNPTLDAKKYWINIRRALLREPIDRIGLGGYLHLVEPYPDFCDYIEKIANEFREIKELHHQGKPYHIKTKVAILHSWGKLRSWTLSGHFHETYMHDLIHINEALSGLPVEVQFIDFEDIRQGVLQNIDVVINAGSAGTAWSGGDYWKDSKSVDILTKWVYEGGTFIGVNQPSAVEGYDSYFRMAHVLGVDEDTGARVAHGKWAYEVQAEQGLVPDGASITPKNSIYLTDGSAAVLREADGKITLSANSFGKGKGIYLSSLEFNWANTRLLLNLIRYAGKELQESKYIPDNLYTECAYYPESKMLVVINNSDQLQKTTIDTEYGVQTLELAPFDTVIKTIGE